The genomic interval tccagaaattgggtATCTCCCAACATTTTGAAGTATGTGCTCCCCAGTTTTTGCTCAGTAACACAAGCAAACAAGCTCTGCTGGGTCCGTGATGCCCTCTCTGGGGGATGGGAGCAGCTGCAGGTCTACAGATCTTTCTGGCTCCTCTGGGAGTGAGAAGTTGGGCTCCTTAGGAATCTGTCTCCAGTCTGCCTCTTCCCAGTAGCCCCATTGCCAGGTTCCTAGTACTCATGTCCCCCAGTGTCATTCCCTTTCTCCAGGTGGCTCATTttccagaaattaattttttggtAGACTGTTTTGCAGAAGAACGAAGAttcccccgacccccaccccagGAGTGTCTCAACTCCCTGAGGCAGAGGTAAGGCTCCTCTGTACTGGCTTCATCTTCTCCAGCAGGAAGGCACATACAGAAGGGGCTCCAAGAATGTGTTTCTTTGTTGTGCATTGGTGAGCAACGACTCTGAATCACACACACTTGACATATGTTCATAATCAGTATTGTACCCATGTTTATAACTCACACATACATATTCATGCCACTTTAAtgagcatgcacacacacccacattcCTATAACTTACACACTGTTATATGCACACGGTTGTAACTTCACACGCACTCCACATACACTCAATACATCCTTAATTCCTGCACAGACCCATAGGTCTGCATATCACACATTCACAGAGATATGTGCCTCATAACGCACACATAGAGCCAAATTTCCACTTTCTTATAAACCCATATTTTTCTCATACCCTGGCAGTAGCACCGGAACCCCTCACTTAGGCTCATTCCTTCCAAGATAACCGAATATCCATCGATTTCATCTTCACCCCAATCCATCAATTGACCCATTTTACACAAGGGAAAATCGACCCAGAGAAGTGAGCGCCCTGACAGACTCCAGGTGTCACAGATTTCCCAACAGAAGCCTCCCACACAGAGGTGCCCCTCCACTCACAGGACAAAGTCCTAAACTCTGCTCCTGACATGGTGTTTCAAAAATGTCCAGCCCACTACCtatctgtgcctgtttcctccttggtaaaatgaggataataatattgaCCTCATATGTTCATTgtggattaaatgaattcatgCTATGGAAAGTCTTAAAACACTACCAGGCACACAGCCTGGGTTTGTTCCCTTCACTGTGGAGACACATATGGCTCTGActcttcttccccatcccccatGATGTCCAGCGCTATTGTTAGTATACAGTAGGCGTTGGTAAGTGTTGAATAAAATGTTCGAATGAAAGGATCACCCTTTCTAGTCTGTTCCCTTGCTTAGATGTCCTCCCCTTCTACCAGCCCTCCTCCACCCGATGCCCAGACTTAGCTCTAGTATACAGTAGATGCTAataagtgttgaatgaatgaacaaacgctaaaggaatgTGTCTGAGTGTCTTGGGGGCTCCTCCTGGCAGATGCTGACTCTAGCTTCTCTTTGCCCCTGTGCCGGCTCAAAGCACCTCGTAGGCACTTCCTCAGCCCGCCCCCCGCCTCGCGGGAGCTATTTGTCGCCGATAATTGCAGCGTTGGAGCTGGGCTGTTGGGAGTGGGTGGGTGCAGGTGTTCGCTCCGTGGGGCGCCAACCCCTGCCAGGCCTCATTGCCGGATGACGCGGAATCCGCCAGCGGAGGGAGCTTTAGGAGCGGGGAGATGGAAAACAAGCACTCTGGCCAATCAGAAAGTGCCTGCCAGGGAGGGTAGCCAATCAGGAAGCCCGTAATTCGTAAATCGGGACTCTGCAGAGGGACGTGCTGGGTGACCCGGGGCACTGCGGGGAAGGGGGGCAGACATCAGGGCTACAGCAGGGACGGACACTCGCCTTCACTCCTGTCACACCGTGGCCACGGtggaaaatactgttttccacCACAGGCCACTGCGACTTTGCCTGTGCTGCGCTCTTTGGCCTAGAAGATGCCATGGCCCCACTCCTGGGGAAGAGGCTGGTTTATTGAAGTCTGAGAGGTCAGGGGGTCAGAGTGGAAGAGAGAGATGTTAGAGCTTCTCATCCTCAGGGTTCTTCGCAGGGAGGCACGTGTAGACATGGCCGtttctcctccaccaccaccttctGCCCTTGCAGCACATCGCACAGTGCCGACGGTTTCCCCCAGAAGGTCACATTCTTCTCACCCTGACCTTCGACCATGGTAACGGTGGGCCTGGTGCGTTAGGGGTGGGGGATGAAGGCGAGAAGCTCAGGGAAGGCAAGAATGCATTCAACAAActcttattgagtgcctactgtgtgcccaacactatttttttttaagctgtgagATACTGGGCAATTTCTTTATCTCCCCTGTACCCcagttttcttcatctgaaaaatgggaatactaGTAATACCCACCTCGCTGGGCTGAGTGAGGATAAATGAGTTGATTCAGGTAAAGTGCTCAGAGTCATGTTgggtacacagtaagtgctcaataaatgctggtaATTATTTGTTGATATGAGCTACCTTCTCTCACCTctaaaaccttttatttatttccccatTGCCcactggaaaaaacccaaatgcctTGCCCTGGCATTTAAGCCTTGTTGTTAGGTGCAAATCCCTGCCCCCAAGTCAATCTCTAGTTCTCACTTCCACTTTATTCAAAGCCCCATGTCCAAAATGGTCTTTGCCTGGGTTATTTGTCCCACTAGGCAAGCTCTCCACTCACTCCCATTCTGATTCTCTCAATCAGTCCTTTCTCCATTCATTCCCTCCCTCTGTCAAGTCCTTCATGCCTCCATTCAACACCCCTAACTCATCTTCTGGACCCACTCTACACCCCACACCCAGAGACCAGATGGCAGGCTTTCCATGAGTTGGGAAGAGGCCACTTAATCTAGTAGTTTGATGCATGTGGAAATAAGGAAGGGGTAAGTGAGTGTTTCAACCCTCTCCAACACCTGGGCCACCCTGGCCACCTGGAAACACTTCAGGCGGCTGATCACCTGTGTCCGGGACTCTGCTCACACAGTTTACATGGTGGGAAAgccttccccaaccccctcctGCCAGGGGAGGCCCAATCAGCTTCCTGGACCCAGATTGAGGTGGCAGTCCCTTTTCCACACACCAACCATTTCTCAGATGCCTTCTGTCAGGGCCCAGCGGACCTAGATCCCGTGGGGGAATCCATGGGATCTGGGTTCTGTGTGTCTGCAACTGTTTTGCCAAAAAGGCCTTAGAGTGTTTTGGGGCACGGGTGACTGAGGGAATGAGAAAGTGAATGGAGGCATGAGTGACTAAACGAGCAAGTCAAACCTTGGGTAACTGAGGGGCCAGAGCACATGGACACAGGAAGGACGGAGTGAATGGGAGAATGGCTGAGTGACTGAATGAGTCACTGAAGGGCACGGAGGCTACTGATTCTCCCCTCAACATCCTCTTTCTCAGCTTCTTCTTTAGTTTCTCCCCTCTTCCTACAGCTGCGAGATGGCACTCGGCCAGACAGGCACCTTGGACCCAGTGGTGGAAGCCCTGGTTGGGGGTGGCCAACTCTCCCACCCTGACTGCTGACATATCAATATCATGACCCCTTCCAAGGCACACTGCCCCCTCACTCACGAGAATTTGGGGAGCGTGGCCTTGCAGAGGCGCTGGCGGGTGCGGATGGGGTTGGGTCCACACGGGGGCATGCACAGCCCCCAGGTACTCCACTCCGACCAGGAGCCTTTCCCTGCCATGAGGGGAGGGGTTCCTGAGTCAGAATTAGAGGTCTTGGTGGGGTGGTGAGAGAGAGGCTGCAGGGACATGCGGTCTGCGGCAGAGAGTCAGAAAGCCCCTGTCCCCGCACCGGCTGCCACACCCTCACAGCATGGTCTCTGGGGGCACTCACAGAGGCAGCGCTGGATGTTGTAGCAGTGCCGGATATCCTGTTGTTCCCCGCTACATCGCTGTCCGTCAAACTTGCGGCCCTTGCAGAGCCTGGAGCGGGTCTGCTGGCCTGGGATCTCCTGGCAGCTGATGTGTTTTATGCTCCGGCGGATGCAGGTGCTCCACTCCCCCCAGAGCTCCCACTCTCCGTTCACTGCAGAGACAGGGGCAGCTGGGCTTGCACCAAAGAAAGGAGCCAGCAAGGGGGTTCAGAGGAAGGaatgggggctgggagagggggtgggaatGATCAGATGTGGGAAAGGGGGATCAGAGTTGGAACCAAGGCATCGGAGCCAGGAATGGAGGAATCAGAGGCAGGAACAAGGCATTAACAGCGGGGACTGCGCAGCAGAGATGGGTGGGGGGCTTAGGCATGGAAATGGTGCATCTTGGGGTACTGACCGGGGCAGTGCACGGCCGTGTTGCAGATGTGGGTCCGGGTGGCATCACCGACACAGAAGGGGCCCCCGTGCTGGGGCACAGGGCGATCACATGTCCGTTGTTCCTGAGTCTGACCCAGGCCGCAGGTCACAGGGCAGGGGCTCACAGCGCCCCATGGCCCCCAGCCACCAGCCACTGTTGGGGAGGACAGGAGTGGGGAGAAAGGCCACCTCAATCTCCCCCCTCAGCCCCTAGACCCTTGAGACAGGCTGCCCCCAAACGAAGAGCTCCATGGTCACATGGTCTCAGATCGCTGTCCCTTGAAATGGCAGAGCATCTGTGCCTAAATCAAGAGCAGAGTGTCAGAGGCCTCATCCCCGAGTACCTGGGCAGGGTGGCAGGCCGGTGCAGGCCCGCTGCTCAGAGGATGACCCTGGGCAGGGATTCCCAGGAGGCTGCGTGGAGGGCTCAGGTGCAGAGCATGTGCGGCTTCGTCTCTCCTCAGATGCCTTGGGTCCACCGTGGCAGGTGCCtgagcaggggctccaggggcCCCAAGCAGCCCAGGCCCCGTGTGctgtgatggggtgggggtggggagatgccAAGTGTGGTCATGCATGCTGCAGTCCTCCCACCCTGGAAGTTCCCTGCTGTAACCCCCAGACCCACCCTGGGTGCCCACATCATTGCTCTGTGGTTGCCCTCACTCACTGGGGCAGACCTGTTTGGTGTCACAGGCCTCTGACTCCTGTGCCTCTCCTGGGCAGTGGCCCCCacacttgggggtggggtgatcACATGCTCGACGACGAATCCGGGTCCCTTTAGAGCAGGTGACAGAGCAAGATGCCCAGGGCCCCCAGTTGGACCAACCACCCATCTCTgtgggagagaaaagagggggacaagatggaggtggtggtgtcaTTCAGGGGTCCAGGCTTCCTCATGTATCCCACATCAGCTAATCCTGTGCCCATTGTTTCTGCCACACCTGGCCCACCACCATTGCTCATCTGGACTATTGCAGTAGCCTTCACAGTGGTCCCTTTGCTTCACTACTCACCACATACAGTCTGTCGTTCTGACAGCGAGAGGGATCTGTCACAACCCAGGTCAGATCATGTTTTTCCGCCATCACTACATCAGTCAGAATAAAAGCCAACATCCTCACTGTGGCCCACAGGGATCAGTCCCCCTCTGACCTCACCTCCCTCCACTCTCCTCCAGCCACGCCGGCCTCCTCCTCGACACCTCACAAACATGAAGCACACTCccaccctcagggcttctgcccTGATAGTTCCCAGTGCCGGGTAACTGACGGTGCTCGCCCGCCTTGCTGCTCCTCCTCACCAGGACAGCACGGCTTGTCCTCACACGCCTGCAGCTGCCACTGGAGGGTCCCAGGCTCCACCTTCTCGGGGCATTGCCCGCCCCAGCCTATGCAGCGCCGGTGCCGCAGCTGGGAGCCCTCCATGCAGGTCACTGAGCAGGGGACCCACTCGGACCACGGTGACCATTGTGGGAGCCTGCAGAGAGAAGCACATGTCCCATCCTGGCACGCTCTGACAAGGATGGTGTATGGGACCACAGAGTGTGGGTAGGCACAGACAGGGGTGTGGGATAAATGTATGTGGAATGGAGTGATGAGAGTATCTACCTCTTAGTGATGTTGGGGAGGAGATGGGCACACAACAAATACTTAAATATCATTTACCTTCATGATCAGGAACCTGGAGTTACCCTTTGAAGTCCCCCAAGGACAGTGCCAGGCACGCAGTAAACAAGTGCAAGGACTGGGGGCCCAGAACTGCTGTCAGAAGCCTACCAGGCCACAGCCATGCATGGTAGCGGGCAAACAGGAAGTGCATAATAAATAGGAGCCATCATCCCAATGAGCTCAGAGACCCCATCAGAAATACCCCAGATCCAAGCCCCTGCATGGCATAATGCTAAACAGGTGGGACCTGTTGACAACTAGGGACCCAGAGCTGCCTTCAAAAATCCCCAAGCGCCCCATCCCCATGGTGTATCTGGGATATATATagtaaagagttagaaaatacgTCTGACATACAGAGAGGGCTCAGTACACGTAAGCTGGCATCACGATTAGGAGACTAGAGATACCCTCAGAAATCCTCTGGCTACCCCCAACCTCTGCAATGCATCTGGTATGCCGGAAGTGCTCAATGAATATGAAGTGTCATTATAATTAGGGACCTGCAGCTGCCCTCAGAATTGCCCAAACTCTCCCCCTCCAGCAACGTGTCTGTATACAGTAAGTGCTCCGTATGAGCTGTCATCACCATCCGGGGACTTGAGCTACCTTCAGAAATACCTGAGCTGCACCCCACCCACAATGCTTCTGGTATGCAGGAAGCGCTCAATACATGTAAGCCATGGCAGTTCTCAACTCGGGATGATTTTTAcctgtctggagacattttagtTGTTGCaagttgctactggcatctagtgggaggccagggatgctacaACACGTCCTGCAACGCACAGGTcagccctcacaacaaagaattttctggccccaaatgtcaacagagCTGAGGCTGAGAGACCTGGAGCCATGGTCACGATCAGGGCCTTGGAGCCATGCTTGAGAATCTCAGAGAAGGCCAGAGCCCAAGTTCTGGGTCGCCCCGCAGACAGTCCTTTCTGCCTCCCCTCAAACCCCAGGCTCCCCCTAACCTGCACGCCATACAGAGCTTGCTGCCGGGCTCCTGGAAGGCGTAGTCAGCATTGAGACAGCAGTCTTCCGTGCTGACACCTCCCCCAAGGAGGCCCTTGCACTTGCCCGTGGATTCCTCATACTGGGTGAAGCAGAGTACAGGGTCTGAGCCTGGAACAGGGCGGGGGAGCACGGTCAGGGGTGTGGGGGGGCCCAGGCACCCCTGGGGGCCAGCCGGGCCCCCACCCACTCACCTGTGGCTGGCAGGGTgagcagcggcagcggcagcagcagcagcagtaaccGGTGGGCCTGCACTCGGGGGGGCATGCTGAGCACTGCACCCCTGCAGCCCCGCCAGAAAGGAGGCCCGGCTTTATGTGGGCTGATCTGCTCCTAGAGTCAGTGGGAAAGAGGAACCAGGGGCAGGAGGAACTAGGAGGGTGAAGGGCAGCGGTGGTGATGGGGgatggcggggaggggagggtatCGTGCAGGTCTCTTCAGCTCCGACCTCTCCCTTGCAACCTCTGTCCCTgagcttcctcctctcctctcccctccctactTCCTGCCTCACTCTCGGTCCTGTTTTGTTTGTCACTGTGTCCCCAACACCCTAGGCCCCGCCCAGCAGCCCAGTGGCACTCAATCAATGCTCTTTGGACAAATTCTTACTGAGGGGGAAGTGGAGCCTGGAAGTTGGAAGCAAGATTGAACTccctcgctgtgtgaccttgagcaagtcacttgaacctctctctgagcctcagtttctccacctgtaaaatgcACGCCCTCTACCACAATGACAGGGCCAAACTCACAGGGGTGTTGAACAAGGGTGAAGTGAGCATGGCATGCTCAGCGTGTCCCTCCTCATGGGGTGGAGTGGGCATCGAGGTAATTACTTCATCCTCCATCCTGACTTCACCACCACCCTCCTCTTTCCTAAAAGTGAGGTTCATTGTGGTCAGCAATGTGGAGGGGAGGTCAGCACAAGGGAAGTGAGAAGGGGAAGTGGCAAGAGTATGGGGAGGAGAATTCAGAAGGACTGAACTGGGGATATCCACTGCCCCAGGGGCCAGCTGGGGACACCCTCAGGGCCCGAGGAAGGGGGTGGTTGGCTTGGCCATGTTCCATCAAGTATCTTGGGTAGGTAATacctgccacccctccccaccccacacacagcCTACATCATAGGGCGTGTTGCGAAGATTGGgagttaagatttttaaaagtccttagcccagtgcctggcatacagcaggcgCTGTTTGTTAAATACACTGATTCAACATCTACTGAGCAACTATTGGGTGCCAGTCGTTCTGGGCATTGGCTGGAACAGACAACAAGACAGCCCAAAATCCTGGCCCTCAAGGGACTTACGCTCTAAAAGAGGCAGACAATAAATGTCACCTCCCTCAAAGAAGCCTTCCTCAGCTTTTTGTAGGGCACCTCTCATTCTCTAGCCCAGTGGCTCTCAAACCTAtatgtgcatcagaatcatctggaaggTTTGTTGAATCCAGAttgccaggccccaccccagtttctgattctgtaggtccgGGATGGGGCTCAAGAATGTGAATTTCTAACAACGTCCCAGGTGACACTGATCCTGCTGGTcggggaccacactttaagaTCCATCATTCTAGTTCCTGACCCTTTACTTTTCTTTGTGGATCTCATGTAGAAAAACTATTCTTCGTAACCCTTATCTTAATAATTAATTCCAATGCAGCCCATTTTCCATGCTCCACagagccttttttgtttttttaaaatcagtcctAATGAGTGAAACTCCAGAGCCTGCTTTAAAAACAGGAatctttttaattaacaaaaaggAGTCTAAGAATTAGGAAGGCAATGTCTCATTTCCCCTGCATCCAAGGAGGAACACCattctgcaaattaaaacaaggttGAAGGATTCGATTTGGCCAGGCGTTAAAACAGAACTTTCTCTAGAATACTGGTCTTGCTTTATGGGTGATAAGGTGTGTTGACATTCGTATCCGTTACAGATGTACTGTTTCCTGATAACACCAGCCTGTCTTTGAAAGTGTGCTTTGAACAAAGGGGTTTTGTTATGCTTCTAGGACTTCAGACATCAGTGCTGTTAGCCTATGAAAACAAACTCCCCAAGAAACCTGTAATTCTGGTTGGCTGCTTTATCTAATCACCTGTTGCCCTGGTAATAATGTTATAATCGATACTTCCTTTGTTCCTAAACTGTATACCTACTCACTGGATTTCCTTGGGAAGGGGATTGTCACCGCTTTCATCTTCTGCTACACGTTTGGGCAATAAAATGACTGCAGATTTCTTATCTAAACAAAGATTGAGTCTTATCTCATGTAATCACTGCAACACCACCTAATATGATGTATTTGTTTGTCTGTTGTCCTCACTAAAATGCCAGCTCCACAAAGGCAGGGATTTGTGTCTGGTGTGTTAACTGCTGTGTCTGGAGGTCCTGGATGGGCACCAgcaaacagtaggtgctcaataaacctctgctgaatgaataaataaatgcaataaatagaGCTTTAGAGATTCTGATAAGCGTGAAGAGGAATAATCTGGATTGGAGGTAAAAATGCGAGCATCACGGCAGGGAGAAGTAGTGTCTCAAGTGCCGGGACTGGACCAGACCACCTGGAGAGGGCTTGGCTCgtgagaagagggaaaggaagccCAGGCAAAGCCCTGGCGAACTCCAGCATTTCACGTTTTGGAGAACTGGGAGAAGCCAGCCCAGGGgcctgaggaggaagaggacagaTGGAAGAGGGCCTTCCTCTAGGCCTGGCACATTCCATCCATGGGTTCTCACACACGAATTCagcctcattttctctttttcttttttttacatatttacacacacacttCTGAATTTAGCCTCTACTATAGTCTCTTACGAACAAGCTCACATACATACTCAAATGCACAGCCTCTCTCAGCCACTCAGGGAGTTGTTTACTGTCATTGGCCCCCAGTCTTACTATGGTCTCCTTCGGCCAAGACCACAGTTACCCTCACGGGTCAGTTTTGCACATCCACA from Balaenoptera musculus isolate JJ_BM4_2016_0621 chromosome X, mBalMus1.pri.v3, whole genome shotgun sequence carries:
- the LOC118888176 gene encoding properdin — encoded protein: MNLTFRKEEGGGEVRMEDEVITSMPTPPHEEGHAEHAMLTSPLFNTPEQISPHKAGPPFWRGCRGAVLSMPPRVQAHRLLLLLLPLPLLTLPATGSDPVLCFTQYEESTGKCKGLLGGGVSTEDCCLNADYAFQEPGSKLCMACRLPQWSPWSEWVPCSVTCMEGSQLRHRRCIGWGGQCPEKVEPGTLQWQLQACEDKPCCPEMGGWSNWGPWASCSVTCSKGTRIRRRACDHPTPKCGGHCPGEAQESEACDTKQVCPTHGAWAAWGPWSPCSGTCHGGPKASEERRSRTCSAPEPSTQPPGNPCPGSSSEQRACTGLPPCPVAGGWGPWGAVSPCPVTCGLGQTQEQRTCDRPVPQHGGPFCVGDATRTHICNTAVHCPVNGEWELWGEWSTCIRRSIKHISCQEIPGQQTRSRLCKGRKFDGQRCSGEQQDIRHCYNIQRCLWKGSWSEWSTWGLCMPPCGPNPIRTRQRLCKATLPKFSPTVTMVEGQGEKNVTFWGKPSALCDVLQGQKVVVEEKRPCLHVPPCEEP